Proteins encoded together in one Psilocybe cubensis strain MGC-MH-2018 chromosome 8, whole genome shotgun sequence window:
- a CDS encoding Meiotically up-regulated gene 151 protein — protein sequence MNGQYFTTYQWAYLTAISGLVSYDYDSPSDSEAVPSTSSNPQNTNDKTSIASLKSSSEGNRRLPKSQVIIKRPAISHKTQHLRTHNSDDLISNDPSKKAGPSTEGSPMDISSSSSRQPSTRPGPSAEPQDELARIRALLRPKPIPGVENWGIPAEPTEKCEPALQTQFTRFSSLKTDPKNPKHYNDSLMSNRSFRNPHLYTQLVDWVDVDERTTNFPKDIWDPNDVKPEWFASQIADAQKERSEKQAAAQAPGKRSHIEFSSSKDKAPPPKKSRFQPYGSSGVSGVASTRERQKTRWG from the exons ATGAACGGTCAGTACTTCACAACCTATCAATGGGCGTATCTAACTGCAATTTCAGGTCTGGTTTCCTACGATTACGATTCTCCAAGTGATTCAGAAGCTGTACCGTCGACCTCTAGCAACCCTCAAAACACCAAT GATAAAACATCGATAGCTAGCTTGAAAAGCTCTTCTGAAG GGAACCGACGGCTTCCAAAGTCTCAAGTCATCATTAAACGCCCTGCTATAAGCCATAAAACTCAACACCTACGCACCCATAACTCGGACGATCTCATCAGTAATGACCCGTCCAAAAAGGCAGGGCCATCGACAGAAGGTTCACCTATGGACATCAGTTCCTCGTCGAGTCGCCAACCATCCACTCGTCCAGGTCCCTCGGCAGAGCCTCAAGACGAGCTAGCACGCATCCGAGCTCTTCTACGGCCTAAACCCATACCAGGGGTCGAGAACTGGGGTATCCCTGCAGAGCCGACGGAGAAGTGTGAACCTGCTTTACAA ACACAATTCACCCgtttctcttctctcaaaACCGACCCTAAGAATCCCAAACACTACAACGACTCTCTGATGTCCAACAGGTCTTTCCGAAATCCCCATTTATATACTCAGCTTGTTGACTGGGTTGACGTGGACGAACGGACGACGAACTTTCCAAAAGACATCTGGGATCCCAACGATGTCAAGCCTGAATGGTTCGCAAGTCAAATTG CTGACGCTCAGAAGGAGCGATCAGAAAAGCAGGCTGCGGCTCAAGCACCTGGAAAGCGAAGTCATATCGAGTTCTCTAGCTCAAAGGACAAAGCCCCGCCGCCCAAGAAAAGTCGGTTCCAGCCTTATGGATCGTCTGGCGTCAGTGG